A window of the Oryza brachyantha chromosome 5, ObraRS2, whole genome shotgun sequence genome harbors these coding sequences:
- the LOC102703121 gene encoding uncharacterized protein LOC102703121, producing MPSASKSKSKDRSASKAPKEQPKVAAKPMGNGTVASAYNNFSGKFHLLEPSSSLLVSQGNDKLRNTDEIDEHSRSSHGTGDFDCASNNGSCSGESEDPKEKSTSTAPRVDSVPGCDIDKREKIRQKNEKKHQRQKERRAQELHERCKGYLMSRKLEALAQKLVAMGFSSDQATMALIQNEGCLEESVAWLCNFDGSEETKQQTAADQQPGVNLKIDITDELAKIATLEVKFKCSKQEVERAVVSSEGDLEKAEEVLKTQKQESTATTSNHEGSGDLSGLANKQQIMLAQNPTRPQTNGFSSVGVQQMRRDEKDLNYKLLLNGSGPKEHAVKGFQPLAPPVKPEIGRQQFVQPEKRRLNANSVPSVSYITSSPLPVATPQIKSETRHVAGGNEVKSAMHNGALRESVVVMQRPQSAAAKQSLPSTSHSMFASEPPREWYLNGASGVDMMLNGGLGHGLRNMSLDGVNPAKQFVHANHQQSFVSNPIELAANGWGGTWGSGGTSSSLGVASSLGLFRGWSSSESSSSLSRPDWRTNGPSPCDYTSIDWSLDTTLLNPAAKSEWLSDTWSTMFMGGRSTRPSGNLGGAGIAGLHDSNFPMDPSPSPRPYEWPSFCRGGSS from the coding sequence ATGCCATCTGCATCCAAATCCAAGTCCAAAGACAGGTCAGCTTCTAAGGCACCAAAAGAGCAACCTAAGGTTGCAGCAAAGCCTATGGGAAATGGCACAGTTGCAAGTGCCTATAACAACTTTTCTGGAAAATTCCATCTGTTGGAACCATCATCCTCTTTGCTGGTTAGCCAGGGTAATGACAAATTAAGGAATAcagatgagatagatgaacaTTCACGTAGCTCCCATGGTACAGGGGACTTTGATTGTGCCTCTAACAATGGTAGCTGTTCCGGTGAGTCTGAAGATCCAAAGGAAAAATCAACAAGTACTGCACCTCGAGTGGACTCTGTTCCAGGATGTGATATTGATAAGCGTGAGAAGATCAGACAAAAGAATGAGAAGAAGCATCAAAGGCAGAAAGAGAGGCGTGCCCAGGAATTACATGAGCGTTGCAAGGGATACCTAATGTCGAGAAAGCTGGAGGCACTTGCACAGAAGCTTGTTGCAATGGGTTTCTCATCAGATCAAGCAACAATGGCCCTTATACAGAATGAGGGCTGCCTTGAGGAATCTGTTGCCTGGCTATGCAACTTTGATGGAAGTGAGGAAACCAAACAGCAGACAGCAGCAGATCAACAGCCTGGGGTTAATTTGAAGATTGATATAACTGATGAGCTTGCAAAAATTGCAACCCTAGAGGTTAAATTTAAGTGTTCCAAGCAAGAGGTTGAAAGGGCTGTTGTTTCTTCCGAGGGTGATCTAGAAAAGGCTGAAGAGGTTTTGAAGACACAGAAGCAAGAGTCAACGGCAACTACATCTAACCATGAAGGATCTGGCGATTTAAGTGGCTTGGCTAACAAACAGCAGATCATGCTTGCACAGAACCCAACTAGGCCTCAAACAAATGGGTTTTCTTCAGTTGGGGTTCAACAAATGAGGAGAGATGAGAAGGACTTAAACTACAAGCTTCTGTTAAATGGCAGTGGTCCAAAGGAACATGCTGTTAAAGGCTTTCAACCATTGGCTCCACCAGTTAAGCCTGAGATAGGCCGGCAACAATTTGTTCAGCCTGAGAAAAGGCGGCTTAATGCTAATTCGGTTCCATCAGTTTCATACATTACATCATCTCCATTACCTGTTGCAACACCTCAAATAAAGTCTGAAACGCGGCATGTGGCTGGGGGCAATGAGGTGAAAAGTGCAATGCATAATGGAGCTTTGCGAGAATCAGTAGTTGTAATGCAGCGTCCCCAATCTGCAGCTGCCAAACAAAGCCTGCCATCTACAAGCCATAGTATGTTTGCATCAGAACCTCCAAGGGAATGGTACTTAAATGGTGCATCAGGCGTGGATATGATGTTGAATGGTGGTTTAGGTCATGGGCTAAGAAATATGAGTTTGGATGGTGTTAATCCTGCTAAGCAGTTTGTTCATGCAAACCATCAACAAAGTTTTGTTTCCAATCCTATAGAGCTGGCTGCTAATGGTTGGGGTGGTACCTGGGGCTCTGGAGGAACATCATCTTCCCTTGGCGTGGCTTCATCGCTTGGGTTGTTTCGAGGATGGAGCTCGTCTGAGTCTTCTTCATCTCTATCTCGTCCTGATTGGAGAACTAATGGGCCATCACCATGTGACTACACGTCGATAGACTGGAGCCTTGACACAACATTATTAAACCCTGCAGCAAAGAGTGAATGGCTGTCAGACACATGGTCAACGATGTTTATGGGTGGTAGATCCACAAGACCATCTGGAAACCTTGGTGGTGCAGGCATTGCTGGGTTGCATGACAGCAATTTTCCAATGGATCCTTCTCCATCACCCCGGCCCTATGAGTGGCCTTCTTTCTGCAGGGGAGGATCTTCCTAG
- the LOC102713638 gene encoding uncharacterized protein LOC102713638, protein MFLRTLISRLDRATTMAVAPARPHLAALLALCAFAMARPPAAADAANVPITTCRSFCGNITVDYPFALRAGCGHAGFRDLLYCINGALMLHLPSGSYRVLDIDYAYRGLTLHDPAMSDCRALDRSRGGRGNGFVVEPWRAPYLAPDPDNVFLLLGCRASSPLFQGFPDRHLPCRNVSGMGCGEYYGCPAWEDYDGRRPSGAAYGASVPPECCAVSWDAIRAVNVSRLECEGYSSAYSLAPVRAAGPAGWAYGIRASWALPEANRGFCGACRATGGVCGHDGDSHGDLCLCGDWNSTSNCDSSADAARPSAGSAPPRAIAALCWAVLVSGFSFL, encoded by the exons ATGTTCTTGCGAACACTCATCTCCCGTCTCGATCGAGCGACCACCATGGCAGTGGCGCCAGCACGTCCTCACCTAGCTGCGTTGCTCGCACTGTGCGCATTCGCCatggcgcggccgccggccgccgccgacgccgccaacGTGCCGATCACGACGTGCCGGTCCTTCTGCGGCAACATCACGGTGGACTACCCGTTCGCGCTCCGGGCGGGGTGCGGCCACGCGGGGTTCCGCGACCTGCTCTACTGCATCAACGGCGCGCTGATGCTGCACCTCCCGTCGGGCTCCTACCGCGTCCTCGACATCGACTACGCCTACCGCGGCCTCACCCTGCACGACCCGGCCATGTCCGACTGCCGCGCGCTCGACCGctcccgcggcggccggggcaACGGGTTCGTCGTCGAGCCGTGGCGCGCGCCGTACCTGGCGCCGGACCCGGACAACgtgttcctcctcctcggctgcCGCGCCAGCTCGCCGCTCTTCCAGGGCTTCCCCGACCGCCACCTGCCGTGCCGGAACGTGTCCGGGATGGGCTGCGGCGAGTACTACGGCTGCCCCGCGTGGGAGGACTacgacgggcggcggccgtcCGGCGCGGCGTACGGCGCGTCCGTTCCGCCGGAGTGCTGCGCGGTGTCGTGGGACGCCATCCGGGCGGTGAACGTGAGCCGGCTCGAGTGCGAGGGGTACAGCAGCGCGTACAGCCTGGCGCCGGTGAGAGCGGCCGGGCCGGCCGGATGGGCGTACGGCATCCGGGCGTCGTGGGCGCTGCCGGAGGCGAACCGCGGGTTCTGCGGCGCGTGCCGCGCCACGGGCGGGGTGTGCGGCCACGACGGGGACAGCCACGGCGACCTCTGCCTCTGCGGGGACTGGAACTCCACCTCCAACTGCGACTCCTCCGCCGACGCGGCACGGCCAAGCGCCGGCTCCGCGCCTCCGCGTGCCATCGCCGCGCTTTGCTGGGCCGTTCTGGTCTCAG GATTTTCATTTCTGTAA